In Episyrphus balteatus chromosome 4, idEpiBalt1.1, whole genome shotgun sequence, the sequence ttttttgaaattggatTGCTTTGGatttgaaaatcttgaaaaacggTGCGGCGTGCGTACAATCGGACAAAAATAGATTAGTTATTACTTATAAATTACACAaaccaaataaatttaaataccgattaaaaatttctttaaaacaaatttgacattttcaacACAAGAAcgaacaaattacaaaaaacttcGATTAAAATGACATTGAACTGGCAGTATTTGTTTGTGCTGTCACaaatatcctagggatattttttaaactgaaagttggccaacttttgttttacaaactcgagagttgagaaaacgatagtgaacaaaatcaattctcaacttttgttttaactctcAAGTTATAGTCAACTCTCAGGTTTGtcaacttgagagtttgctacaagttgagcaatagtgaacaaaatggcCCTTAGAATACAGAAAGTTGTCCTTAATTGTTCCCTTGTCACCGGAAACTTCTTCCGAACTTCCGGACTTCAGTATTTAATTTTGAAGCAATTAACTGATATGACATTCACATATACAGATGACATGCTATTCAATAACGTTTGCCCCGAACAAAAAACTACCCTCAACTTAATTTGGACATTAAGAAGTGAAATTTTAAACATCATATCTTTTCGAGCACAGCCAATTATGACAATTAAATCGGTTAATTTTTCCAACCATAAGTCATAAGATTTCTCCACTAACGGCATTGTGTTTATTGTCTTCGTCTGCATCTCTTCTCCAATTTTTGTTGAGAAAGCATCTCAAGTATGGTGgaattgtttgaaaacacaGTACCTATAAACGGAGGTCTTTCATGTTGCggtcataaaaattaaaaaggctCAGCGAGTACTCACATGCTGATGTGGTGTATGttaattgtatatattttttttttttttgttattattttactaGCATATTCCAGAAGTCCATTCACTCTTTTATAATGCAATTAATTCTCAACGTTGGCCAaactttatgtatgtatatatcaCAGGCTACAAACAAACATCCAAAGCAGACTTGCCGTCGTCGTCGACGGTCGTCGTTGTGCCAGTTTAAGCGAGCCAACAACACAGTTTTCTATTTCGTAACACCTATTCATGCTAAATGTAACCTCATAACTCAGCTCAAAAACTTGGCTACACTTTAAAGTTGACCTGCAATGCAATGCCGGTTTGTCTTTGGCTTGGCTTGGCCTGGATGCAACAACGGTGCGGTGCAGCGCGGCAGTGGCCACTCTGTAAGCCAAATGGACAACTGCGCATAAATCTACACAAGCTAGCTCTTGtagcgaaaaaaaatattgaaaaattgtgttCATTTTCAAAATGCAAATCCAAATAATCAAAGTTTATAGCCAACACAGGTTTTCATTTCGTTTATCTTAATCTGTTTTTATTGCATCATGAAATAATATATAAATCGCTAACCCAAAAAGTTTGGGAGGAGGGATACAGGGGAACAAGGCGCAAAAGTCAAAATACTCTTGAGAGCGGAACAGTTGAAGGTGTAATTGCGCTTGCGCACCTTTCCCATCATAGCATAGCAGGTTCATTCTCCAACGTAAACCAGAGCAAATTTTGTATCGAATTAAAgctctttttgaaaaagaaggaGGCTCAGCCAAATATTAATTGGGCGTTCAAAACAACCTTTTCATCTGCAAAGTCGTAAAACGATCTCAAGCCACACTTTGCAGTCGAATAGTAACCTAATGATGTAattcatataaataaaaataaagaatctgTCTATAAGGTATTCGTTGCGCTCGCTGCTGGGTAAGCTCGAATTCAAATTCATTAATGTGCGTCGTAATTTCTTGTTAGTGCAGTGGTTCCACACGTATAGCTTTATCTTTAATCACTTTAAAGATAAAGTGTTATGGTCTCTGTGTAAAATGCCCCTCTTCATTAAGGTATGTTTGATTTTATACATCACTTACAAACCAATAgaagaaaatacaaatatttcaaaCCATTGTTGTAtaaagtttgtttattttttgcccCATTTATACAAATGAAGTTGTTAGTAATTTTGTCACACAACTGTCAAAAATGCTGTTGTCATAATACTGGCAGAGAATGAACAAGGAACCCTTTATAAAAGCTGAACACATTGTATGACGATAAAATGTCAGATTTTAAAGGAACTCGCAATGACAGGATTATGGTACTAAACCCGAACGCGACTATTTattttagctgcgttccttgGGGGCATCTAtttactgcttagtacttagaGTTGCTTTCAACTACTATTTCTCTATTGaaaaagtagataaatgttcccaaaggaacgcagctaatatacACCATGTgtattttgacatttctctaAAAGAGGCGCGTCCCACAAATAGTTGCTTTccataaataaatcaaaagatattttAGGTGGAATACAAAAACTCgtgtgttttttgattttttggatatttttgaaacaaatattttacgagtttttaaaaaattttagtaaCAAAGTTGTAAAAAGATATCTATTTCCAAATATAatcgaaaattgatttatatttttttctaacagtTATATCTTTTTGACAGCTAAGCTTGAAATTCGTAGCCATTTtccaattaaaaagaaattcgaacaaatctaaaaaaaaatagggtatgGTATGAATTATTCAGAAAACTCTTATATTCATCTCTCAAGATTATAACTTGTTCACGGTTTTAATTCAAATTGGGGCACGTTCACGCTTTGAATTGGCCACGGTAATAAAATGACGATTAAATGCAGACGATGAAAAGAAgatcaaaagaaaacaatatgAGTTGAAAATAAAGTATATGAGATCAATCTTGAAGCTTTCTTTTTATGGTGTAGTTTATGGTTACACTGGATCTTACAACTTCGTCAtagctttaattaaaaatatgaagaaATAAACAATTTGTTTGTATTCTTTATTCAAGATACTTCAAAATTAACGGTTTTATTCTATTCTGATTTCAAGTTTCTAACTTGGAACAATCTTTCCTTATACAATCAATAAAGTATTGTAGTAGAATTCTCTTCTATAGCTTGAATAATAAGTTCACTGCATTACATCACATCTTTAGACGAATGAGCCATTCACTGATATtttaatgcacaattttgcaGAATAACCAAGTCTGCATAAAAGGGTCAGTCCAGAGAAACAGGTATCGAGAAGAGCCTATGGGAAAGAACGGTTCTATAGACTTTGAGCCATTAGCCTCACTTAATAACTTACATATACTTGATACTTCTCGTATCCATTCATGTATATTATACATTGTATACGTATACCTAGTATATATTTATGCCCCTGTTACCAACTTGATTCGACACAAAGCTTATATCCACAGCCTTATAGCCAAAGCAAAGATATATGTTTGGATCTTATGCGTTTTTAATTATGATTGCATTCGGACGAGAAAATGCATGCGCATCAACATATAAAACTGGTATGTCTGCACATACACACTTACACATTTATTCCACATCCTACATTCATTCTGATGCTTGGTCCAAAGGTGACTCATCTTATATTATGTATGTTGGAAGTTGGAACCTCTACCTACCTATATGGATTGACTGGCCGTTCATGGTGGAGAATGTGCGCATGAACTTGAGATGAAGATCTTTTCTTTCCTGAATATGAAGACCCAAAGCATCTTCACAAGTTCTGTATATTCCTGTGTTCCTTGTGTATAGAAAAGACGTGCGGTGTATGGGTTTCGCGATTTCTTTTCCTGAAACTGGtcaaagtgttttgtttttgttatttttttgtgagaagTCTAAGGGAATTTTGTGTGGGTCTGTCATAACGAGCATCGTGTTGCGAAGTTATTATTttcttcctttattttttttttttattaaaatgatgtataaaaactttatcataaattatcattaagaaaaaaaaaattgatttttttttatgaattataaTGAATGACTTTCACACAGAATCGCCAGGAGTCGATATCACCAGATTTTCGATATGCTAGCGTTGGCAAATTACCCAAATCATTAAGTTCCACGAATGGAGGAACAATCGCCACAACACtaccaacaccaacaacaacacaacaagCATCAACAACTGCCACCACAACATCATCTTCAGGCAATGACAATAACAACAGCTTTGGAGAAATCGCTAATGCTACAGCAGCAGCATTTGCTACACCACCACCGACTAGAAGAAGATTTttcaatcataaaaatttaaggaGTGCACTGACCGGTGGTCATCGGAGAACGGCATCTAATGGTTGTCCAATTGATACGTCATCAATTTTATCTGGTAAGTGATGGTTGGAATATGAtggttaattaaataaatattgtatCTTTAACAAAAAGAAGAGGAGGAGGAAGGGGATGGgtttatcaatttatttcaaGGATAGTACACTATGggacaaaaaatgtttttatagtCTTTTTGAATTTCATAGGATACAAGTTTATTGCAATTAATATTGAGAGAGAGAACACTCAACAAAGCTCAATTCCTTCAATTTTAAGgttaactaactaactaatttTAAcggtcactctggtgtatgtgtaacattttttttaatcaactttttgttggtaaagaaaaatgtttcttttgctTGATAACTAATAAATCCAACTGAACTTTGTAGATCATTTTCATTTGGTAGGCTGAATCATGTTTACTCGCATTCATACTGCTGTTTTCTTTTTCGGAATGAACATTATTATTGCCATTGTTTAGATGTTTAGATGCGAATAACTCAGCACCCAAACTCTTAAGAAACTTATGGTttttagttatgaatagagcttaaaaagccttttcttttgatgtctcactcgatgggttttgaagaaatttttgaaattgtatatttttttggcaatttctttttcgaaaatcaaaaaaaaaatcgatatttaattttttacctcTATGCATAGCCCAGTTGATAATGGACTCATATCTCCAATTCAAAACCAATTTCacgactttggtcaaaagatatcggcatTGGAAAGtaagacaaaaataagaaaaataaatgtttggttggaaatatttCAGGAACCACCtcgaaaaaacttttgattttagttATTTATAAAGCTTAAACAGGTCTTCGTTTTTATGTCTCTCTCGTTAGATTtgtacgaaattaaaaaaaaggacaagAGCCCAACTAAAATTTTGAGCTTCGTTAAAGGTATTAcagaagctacatttcagcttctttttaaaattagtaaggttgttgggcatggaaaaaggagaacgttatacaaattTGACCCTTTATAAGGATGTACTTATAAGGTCTATTAGAAGCTCAAACGAAGATTTATCGAAGCTCTAGcaaagctttgagatttgacagatagcttcgaaAGAACTTGTACAGCTTGTATATATATACATGTGtcttatagaaattaaaaaaacttcaaaaacaaaaaagaaattttctttttcaattggttttgatttgattttaaatcatgaattttatcttttaagcctagtacgctgctgaagcgaaacgaaaaattttgaagtctccaaagtcaacagcgctCATGTTAACAAAAAACATACCATCGGgattatagcaaagtaaaaattatgaaaatacatcagaaaataagtttaaaagcaaaaacaaaacaaatttaatttcgttcaagatttcgttaacgaaatgtTGTACGCTGCAGTTCAAATATAGcagatgtcaaaaaaaaaaattccgagctagattattcaatatcaaaaaccaaaaatcaaatacaaaactgagtaatttctgtaaagcttctataaattcattgaCCAAGCTTATCctaaaaacaagctttcttcggttaagtttctttaacagtattttaacaacttattagaaattgttaaacaagttcgaacctctataagcaattaaattctgaagcaaactcaatacaagctgtataaaaagtagtacctgcgagacttcaatttatagaagctgttctATTAGTTGGGAGGTGATTTTTAGTTAGAGCATGTTCTTACAATAATAATTCTTCGAATTCATTTCTTTattgttaacaaaatttaactttaactttGTCTCAATTTCTTAAAGTTGTTTGTTCCATAGTGTACCTTAACCAAAActcttttcaatttattctctCTTTTATGGTTATACTCCACAATACTTTTCAATCGCATGCCTTACTTTTATAGTACATAATATAAATGGTAAATGTACTATCGCCTAGTTTAAGTCTTCTCTTATTATCCATATGTATCATCTCATATTAAAAGGTAACAATAATAATCCATTGGAAACATCAACATGCTCCGATTCTGTTGTTACTCGCCGTCGCCGTAAGGCATTGAATAACAGTAATCTGAACGGTGGAAGTAGTGAAAATCGGTTGAATCGATTAAGTTTGGCCGGAACATCAATCTATGCTGGGCACCTATCATCGCTGGTCTTTGGAAAGATCAAATCTCTGTGGAATGTGAATTCGTCGACCACAAGTTCGGGCCTAAATCAGTTAGCAGGCAGGAAACTTATATTCATATATTACCTcgagtgtttttttatttttctttatttcactTCCTTGCATGATaaatttaactatatttctTAAGCATGTTGTGGTTTGGTTGTATTTTTGagtttgttgttattatttatttctaacAGATGTCGCCactattcaaatattttcagCATGATGCGTTTTGAATTATGAGAATtgcttcttttttaaaatgtctttATATTAAATTCCATTCGTAACGTGAATTTGTAACGAACCTCAAAAAATCACGAAATCCAATGTAACGGAATTCGTAACAAATCTACGATACGAATGAAATTCATGATAAAGACGAAAAAACACAGTTTTGCAAAGCTTTttcttaattgtttttatttttctccacCAGGTGGCGTTGGAGACGGTTTAAATTCGCCCTCTGTATCGAATGGCAAGCAACAAAATGAAGAGGAACTTCGAACTAGACTCGGTCTTCTCCTCGACACAGGAAAATCTAGCAGCTCGACAAACATCAGTCCCGACTCACAAACCCTTACCGAGTCCTCCGAGTACACCGAAACCAATAaccgtttcaaatcaaaagacTACAACAAGACATTCGGTAGTCAATTTTCGGTGGCCGCTAAAGATGAAGTTGGAAGTATTGCTGGAAAATTCAAAGCATTTTCCATCAACGAACGCTCTGATGGATTTGACTGTCCCAAATTGCGAAAGACAATGGTCAGACGATCGGCCAGATCGCAACTTCGCAATACTGCTGGGATCTATAAGTCAAGTCCGGCACAAGCCGTTCAACTTGCCCTTAAACCGTTATTTTTCGAAGTTCCACTTCAAGAACCCGATCCACCTTTCATTGGGCGCCAGTGGCTTTTACGAGAACTATCAAACATTCTCACAACAACCGAAACTCCTGGAGTACTGATAAATGGTAACCCTGGAACAGGCAAAACCGCCTTAGTTCTGCAGCTTGTCGAGTACTCATGTTTCGGTCGACGCAAGGATGTCCCCTACACTGAGACCGATGGAATCTATTGCCAGATTAATATTGGCCATGATAGGCTGAAAGCTCTTGCCTCTCATATTGTTGGCTATCATTTTTGCCAAGCTGACACGAATTTAACCTGTCTGGTGCCAGATTTCGTGCATTCTCTTGCCGCCCAGCTCTGCCAGGCTCCACAATTGGTTGCCTACCGGCAGTACCTCATAAATGAGCCACACCTTCAGAATATACTTTGCGTGAAAGAGTGCATTGCCGATGCTGAGAGAGTTATGCGAATGGCCATCCTAGAACCACTGACCATTTTAAAACGTTCTGGGAAAATCGCCTCAAAAACTTGTGTCATCCTTATCGATGCTTTGTGTGAAGCTGAATATCATCGACCCGATCATGGTCATACAATTGGAACATTTCTTGCCAAAATGACACAGTACTTTCCTTCATGGCTGAAAGTAGTTGCTACTGTTCGGACACAGATGTTGGAGCTCGTTAAGGGACTCTCTTTCACTAAGATGACTCTCGATAGCTGGGCTTCAAATGATCTCCTACAAAAAGACATGCTCGATTACATCACATTCCGAGTTAATCATAGCGCCGAAATTCAGAATAACATTTCTGGCACTATTAAAGAACACACTTCGGGACAATTGAAGTTTATTGGCCATCTTCAGGCGTTAACCAAAGGTTCGTTTTTGTATGCCAAACTAATTCTAGATCTCATCGAACGTGGACAATTGGTGATTAAGTCGACAAGTTACAAAGTGCTGCCAGTTTCCTTGGCGCAAATATTCTTACTGCACTTTAATCTGAGATTCCCGACTGGTTCGAGCTTTGAAAAAGCTTCTCCAATTCTGAATGTGTGCCTTGCTGCGCTTTACCCACTGACACTGAATGCCATTTACTATACGATATGTGCTCTCAAGACCGATGAGATCATGAGCTGGGATGAATTTCTACAGCGTTTCAAACTCCTCGATGGTTTTTTGGTCAAGCGCATAGATAACACTTATATGTTTTTCCATCCATCGTTTAGAGAGTGGCTTATCAGGAGAGATGATGGCGAGTCAATGAAGTTCTTGTGCGATTTCAGACTTGGCCATGCAGCTATTGCTTTCCGGTTGTCAAGACTACAGCCACCTCTTGACCCAGAGCAAACCTTAGAACTGGGCCATCATATTCTGAAAGCTCACATCTATCGGAATTCCAAAGGTCCACCATCACCAAGGGATATGCAGTCGTTTTGGATTGCAAGCGTCACAGACTCAATATCGGCAGCTTTAGGCTCCTTGCGGAATGTCTACAATCCAAACATGAAGGTGTCACGGCTACTTCTTCTGGCCGGTGCCTCGCCGCATTACCAAACAGAGTTTATGGGTGATGCAACAATACTTTGTATAGCTGCCCATGAGGGAATAGTTCCCATGGTTAGTTTGCTGTTAGAATTTGGAGCTGATGTTGAAAAGACAAACAGTCAAGGTTGTACACCTTTGATTTTGGCCGCAATGAAAGGTCATTGTGATGTTTTGCGTCTTTTGGTTGCTGCCGGCAGCAGCCTGGGACAGACAGACACTACCCAGAGGTGTGCGTTGGTTCATGCTGCGAGAACTGGAAGACTGAATGTTGTGAAGTATTTGCTGGCAAGTGACTGGACACCGAGACAGAGCAGCAATGACATAAGTCTGGAGAAGGCTATGCAGCAGGCTTTAATAGGAGCTGCATCGCAAGATCACACAACAATTGTGGAAGACTTGTTGGAAATGGAGAATGTCTATATTAATGACATTGAGCCGTTGAGCGGCGAAACAGCTTTAACAGCGGCTGCTAGAAATGGATGTGTCGATACTGTGGCAGTGTTGCTGTCTCGGGGAGGTAAAGTCGATGGGAGGAATAAATTCGGTGCGACCCCACTTTGGTTAACAGTGAAGGAAGGTCACTGGGCGGTTGCGGAAAAACTGCTTCAGAACGGAGCTCAAATCGACGAAGCAGTAATTCCCACTAAGAAAACTCCTTTGATGATAGCTGCCGAAGAGGGTCTAATAGGAATATTAGAGCTTCTCATCGATCGAGGTGCTTCAATTGACTCGGAAGACTCTGAAGGCTTTACGGCTTTATCTTGGGCGTGTTTGCGGGGCAGGCATACTGCTGCCAAATGTTTGATTGAAAAAGGCTGTGACAAGGAGCATGCCGATAACAATGGTCGCACACCACTCGATCTTGCCGCCTATCAGGGTTCCGCAAGTCTGGTGCAGTATCTGCTTGACCAAGGAGCCAAAATTGAGCATATCGATATAAACGGTATGCGGCCATTAGATAGGGCAATAGCTTGCCGAAATATCCAAGTTGTTCAGGTCTTTCTAAAGCGCGGAGCTAAATTAGGACCGACAACTTGGAGTATGGCCATGGGCAAACCAGAAATTTTGGTTGTCCTACTGAATAAGCTGCTAGAAGATGGCAAtgttttgtatagaaaaaatcGTTTCCAAGAAGCTGCTCATAGGTACCAGTATGCGCTGAAGAAGATCGCCAACATTGAAACTCTCTTGGACAAGAATTCTGTCTTCACGCAGCTTCGGGCAAACTTGTTGCTAAATCTTTCGCGGTGCAAGAGAAAATTAAATGTAAgtttgtttaaatattaataaactttttttttttaaattgacttGTATTATTTAGGAACTTGACGAATCAACAGAATTAGCCACACAAGCTATCGACCAGAAACCAACGAGCTACGAAGGTTACTATGCCAGAGCTAAGGCTAAAATGGAACAAGGCCTACTAAATGATGCTTTAGTTGATGCAAATGAAGCCATGCAAAAGGCCGCCCAAAGCGGGGTCTTGCCAGAAGTTGTTGAAGTTTTGAGGCGAATTCAAAATGAATTACTTGTAAGAATTACTGAAGTCAACCACGGCAATAGCATGGCCAACGGTTGCAATGAGACTGAGTCTCAAAACGAAATGACCGACTTGTAGGTTCTCTtagaattatattttaaaatgcttctttatttttttctaagtttaacaaaaaatattaaaagtttctttaaggtctatgtttttttgaaaatatctatGTAAACCTTTTGACTACATTTTCATGTTTCatgaaaataaatagactaTCGAGAATATTTTGTAGAAGTATATAACTATAtatcatattttatttaatttctttttaaatatttataaactttaATCTAAACATAAAAACACACCATGTATATATTTTGCATTGTATTTTAGTTCACTAttcacctatttttttttttttttttttgtattttgtcacTGTATCATTTTGTATGtgtaattttatttgtaatttatagataaaaaaaaatatttatataaatattcgtatgtatttttataaaataaaatattcataacTACGAATAGCATTGAAAATCAATTAttgaattataaatataaatttaaaaaaaaaatgttttatcaaaataaatacaaaacaaaaaacgcgattttactttttttgtaatttcttattgaattt encodes:
- the LOC129919764 gene encoding protein TANC2 isoform X2; translated protein: MSLKDKLFQNTWGSNKTTGRRSGSGYSCSFLDLQSIRRLLEHETSGAVCPSCRISFDKGKRRKLIDTCGHERCYSCMFRNDQCPMCMNSSLKDVDCSNTQGYDTGIGGSTSTIVSPLGSPQPQLRSQLRTNAAALSKYMQNRQESISPDFRYASVGKLPKSLSSTNGGTIATTLPTPTTTQQASTTATTTSSSGNDNNNSFGEIANATAAAFATPPPTRRRFFNHKNLRSALTGGHRRTASNGCPIDTSSILSGGVGDGLNSPSVSNGKQQNEEELRTRLGLLLDTGKSSSSTNISPDSQTLTESSEYTETNNRFKSKDYNKTFGSQFSVAAKDEVGSIAGKFKAFSINERSDGFDCPKLRKTMVRRSARSQLRNTAGIYKSSPAQAVQLALKPLFFEVPLQEPDPPFIGRQWLLRELSNILTTTETPGVLINGNPGTGKTALVLQLVEYSCFGRRKDVPYTETDGIYCQINIGHDRLKALASHIVGYHFCQADTNLTCLVPDFVHSLAAQLCQAPQLVAYRQYLINEPHLQNILCVKECIADAERVMRMAILEPLTILKRSGKIASKTCVILIDALCEAEYHRPDHGHTIGTFLAKMTQYFPSWLKVVATVRTQMLELVKGLSFTKMTLDSWASNDLLQKDMLDYITFRVNHSAEIQNNISGTIKEHTSGQLKFIGHLQALTKGSFLYAKLILDLIERGQLVIKSTSYKVLPVSLAQIFLLHFNLRFPTGSSFEKASPILNVCLAALYPLTLNAIYYTICALKTDEIMSWDEFLQRFKLLDGFLVKRIDNTYMFFHPSFREWLIRRDDGESMKFLCDFRLGHAAIAFRLSRLQPPLDPEQTLELGHHILKAHIYRNSKGPPSPRDMQSFWIASVTDSISAALGSLRNVYNPNMKVSRLLLLAGASPHYQTEFMGDATILCIAAHEGIVPMVSLLLEFGADVEKTNSQGCTPLILAAMKGHCDVLRLLVAAGSSLGQTDTTQRCALVHAARTGRLNVVKYLLASDWTPRQSSNDISLEKAMQQALIGAASQDHTTIVEDLLEMENVYINDIEPLSGETALTAAARNGCVDTVAVLLSRGGKVDGRNKFGATPLWLTVKEGHWAVAEKLLQNGAQIDEAVIPTKKTPLMIAAEEGLIGILELLIDRGASIDSEDSEGFTALSWACLRGRHTAAKCLIEKGCDKEHADNNGRTPLDLAAYQGSASLVQYLLDQGAKIEHIDINGMRPLDRAIACRNIQVVQVFLKRGAKLGPTTWSMAMGKPEILVVLLNKLLEDGNVLYRKNRFQEAAHRYQYALKKIANIETLLDKNSVFTQLRANLLLNLSRCKRKLNELDESTELATQAIDQKPTSYEGYYARAKAKMEQGLLNDALVDANEAMQKAAQSGVLPEVVEVLRRIQNELLVRITEVNHGNSMANGCNETESQNEMTDL
- the LOC129919764 gene encoding protein TANC2 isoform X1, with translation MFQSNDLNASFTSDRTDYSYDSDLNFSGFGGGDELQQQFIEHQQQPSTQQVHAHYYGFRTRHLSCIEENDSDSHHSVPYDVIKDADESFRKIVEQKSDSWDADDITTLDESRLYNIDSFEELQLSKTEEDEENEEYWQSTVSEPLHRTHFKDKNGLPAIMTTSCYGALNSSFGSDASPVKSQIKISQEPLYATPEKRKDHHYATMSQSQSSSIYGDQTNLSLTSSIDLTSFKGNSTMELSVFSLDEPTKVIGWCDDDVSEATAAKCISSAQADLQSIRRLLEHETSGAVCPSCRISFDKGKRRKLIDTCGHERCYSCMFRNDQCPMCMNSSLKDVDCSNTQGYDTGIGGSTSTIVSPLGSPQPQLRSQLRTNAAALSKYMQNRQESISPDFRYASVGKLPKSLSSTNGGTIATTLPTPTTTQQASTTATTTSSSGNDNNNSFGEIANATAAAFATPPPTRRRFFNHKNLRSALTGGHRRTASNGCPIDTSSILSGGVGDGLNSPSVSNGKQQNEEELRTRLGLLLDTGKSSSSTNISPDSQTLTESSEYTETNNRFKSKDYNKTFGSQFSVAAKDEVGSIAGKFKAFSINERSDGFDCPKLRKTMVRRSARSQLRNTAGIYKSSPAQAVQLALKPLFFEVPLQEPDPPFIGRQWLLRELSNILTTTETPGVLINGNPGTGKTALVLQLVEYSCFGRRKDVPYTETDGIYCQINIGHDRLKALASHIVGYHFCQADTNLTCLVPDFVHSLAAQLCQAPQLVAYRQYLINEPHLQNILCVKECIADAERVMRMAILEPLTILKRSGKIASKTCVILIDALCEAEYHRPDHGHTIGTFLAKMTQYFPSWLKVVATVRTQMLELVKGLSFTKMTLDSWASNDLLQKDMLDYITFRVNHSAEIQNNISGTIKEHTSGQLKFIGHLQALTKGSFLYAKLILDLIERGQLVIKSTSYKVLPVSLAQIFLLHFNLRFPTGSSFEKASPILNVCLAALYPLTLNAIYYTICALKTDEIMSWDEFLQRFKLLDGFLVKRIDNTYMFFHPSFREWLIRRDDGESMKFLCDFRLGHAAIAFRLSRLQPPLDPEQTLELGHHILKAHIYRNSKGPPSPRDMQSFWIASVTDSISAALGSLRNVYNPNMKVSRLLLLAGASPHYQTEFMGDATILCIAAHEGIVPMVSLLLEFGADVEKTNSQGCTPLILAAMKGHCDVLRLLVAAGSSLGQTDTTQRCALVHAARTGRLNVVKYLLASDWTPRQSSNDISLEKAMQQALIGAASQDHTTIVEDLLEMENVYINDIEPLSGETALTAAARNGCVDTVAVLLSRGGKVDGRNKFGATPLWLTVKEGHWAVAEKLLQNGAQIDEAVIPTKKTPLMIAAEEGLIGILELLIDRGASIDSEDSEGFTALSWACLRGRHTAAKCLIEKGCDKEHADNNGRTPLDLAAYQGSASLVQYLLDQGAKIEHIDINGMRPLDRAIACRNIQVVQVFLKRGAKLGPTTWSMAMGKPEILVVLLNKLLEDGNVLYRKNRFQEAAHRYQYALKKIANIETLLDKNSVFTQLRANLLLNLSRCKRKLNELDESTELATQAIDQKPTSYEGYYARAKAKMEQGLLNDALVDANEAMQKAAQSGVLPEVVEVLRRIQNELLVRITEVNHGNSMANGCNETESQNEMTDL
- the LOC129919764 gene encoding protein TANC2 isoform X3 encodes the protein MSLKDKLFQNTWGSNKTTGRRSGNLQSIRRLLEHETSGAVCPSCRISFDKGKRRKLIDTCGHERCYSCMFRNDQCPMCMNSSLKDVDCSNTQGYDTGIGGSTSTIVSPLGSPQPQLRSQLRTNAAALSKYMQNRQESISPDFRYASVGKLPKSLSSTNGGTIATTLPTPTTTQQASTTATTTSSSGNDNNNSFGEIANATAAAFATPPPTRRRFFNHKNLRSALTGGHRRTASNGCPIDTSSILSGGVGDGLNSPSVSNGKQQNEEELRTRLGLLLDTGKSSSSTNISPDSQTLTESSEYTETNNRFKSKDYNKTFGSQFSVAAKDEVGSIAGKFKAFSINERSDGFDCPKLRKTMVRRSARSQLRNTAGIYKSSPAQAVQLALKPLFFEVPLQEPDPPFIGRQWLLRELSNILTTTETPGVLINGNPGTGKTALVLQLVEYSCFGRRKDVPYTETDGIYCQINIGHDRLKALASHIVGYHFCQADTNLTCLVPDFVHSLAAQLCQAPQLVAYRQYLINEPHLQNILCVKECIADAERVMRMAILEPLTILKRSGKIASKTCVILIDALCEAEYHRPDHGHTIGTFLAKMTQYFPSWLKVVATVRTQMLELVKGLSFTKMTLDSWASNDLLQKDMLDYITFRVNHSAEIQNNISGTIKEHTSGQLKFIGHLQALTKGSFLYAKLILDLIERGQLVIKSTSYKVLPVSLAQIFLLHFNLRFPTGSSFEKASPILNVCLAALYPLTLNAIYYTICALKTDEIMSWDEFLQRFKLLDGFLVKRIDNTYMFFHPSFREWLIRRDDGESMKFLCDFRLGHAAIAFRLSRLQPPLDPEQTLELGHHILKAHIYRNSKGPPSPRDMQSFWIASVTDSISAALGSLRNVYNPNMKVSRLLLLAGASPHYQTEFMGDATILCIAAHEGIVPMVSLLLEFGADVEKTNSQGCTPLILAAMKGHCDVLRLLVAAGSSLGQTDTTQRCALVHAARTGRLNVVKYLLASDWTPRQSSNDISLEKAMQQALIGAASQDHTTIVEDLLEMENVYINDIEPLSGETALTAAARNGCVDTVAVLLSRGGKVDGRNKFGATPLWLTVKEGHWAVAEKLLQNGAQIDEAVIPTKKTPLMIAAEEGLIGILELLIDRGASIDSEDSEGFTALSWACLRGRHTAAKCLIEKGCDKEHADNNGRTPLDLAAYQGSASLVQYLLDQGAKIEHIDINGMRPLDRAIACRNIQVVQVFLKRGAKLGPTTWSMAMGKPEILVVLLNKLLEDGNVLYRKNRFQEAAHRYQYALKKIANIETLLDKNSVFTQLRANLLLNLSRCKRKLNELDESTELATQAIDQKPTSYEGYYARAKAKMEQGLLNDALVDANEAMQKAAQSGVLPEVVEVLRRIQNELLVRITEVNHGNSMANGCNETESQNEMTDL